The segment ATAAAACATCTCTACATTTTGGAAGAAACTCTGGAGATCTCATATGAATTATCCCCTTGCCCCTTGGATTCTCAGAGGTTACGGCTTTTTGACGCTGCATCTAGTTGATGTTGCCCAAGCAGAAAAATACATCCCAACTGATCTCGAAATTGTTCAAGTCTTACCTGGAAAAACGATCGGCGGCATTGTGCTCGGAAAATATGAACCTGGCTCAACTTTGACGTATGGAGAACTCATTGTTGTACCTGCTTTAGTTCGCCAAGGCGGAAATATCGGAGCTTGGATTTCGCATATTTATGTTGATGATTTGAATTCAATCGCAGGAGGACATAAGATTTGGGGTTTGCCGAAAGAAGAAGCACAATTTGTCTGGCAATCGAACGGAGGTGCAATGGTCAAACAAGGCGATCGCATTCTGTGCGATTTCATGCCAACCTGGCAGTTCAATCTTTGGCGACAGCGGGGACAATTCGGAACTTATTCCAGTCTGGAACAGCTTGCAAGGTTTGAGAGCGAAGCGATCGCCAATTTATCACTGATTTCTGCTCGACTCGATATTCCAGCATCTAGCCCATTTGCTCACATGATCAGAACTCAGCCCTGGCTTGCCCTACGTGCCGAATCTCTGGAACTTACCGTCGCGGCTCCGAAGCGAGTCGGGTAATCCGAATCACGAACCCCTAGAAGAAAACGCTGAAATTCGGCGATCGCAAGGTAAGCTGTCAGAGTACGAAAGTTGAAGAAAAGGTTACAGAAATTAAAGTAACCTGAATTTTCAACTTCACTTTATTGGGTGTTAGACATCACAACCTATGTCGGAGAATTCTTGGCAAGAAAACGAGCTTGAATCGCTGGCAGCACTGTTATCAGACCTGCCCGAAGAACCCAATGGGTCTAAAGAGCCGGATACGTTTCGCGGTTTTCAAGGACGTAGGAAAAAAGCAGCGATCGTCTTTGCGGCGATTTGGAGTGGCACGATCGCGCTGCATTTAGTGACCTGGGGCTATTGGTTTGTGTTGGGTGTGACCACCTTAATGAGTATTCATGCCATGCGCTTAATGCTTGCCCGCCCCGCTGCATTCGCAAAGCCGCTTGAAGATGATGATCTATTCCCTACAGTTTCGCTGATGGTTGCGGCAAAGAATGAGGAAGCCGTGATCGGGCGCTTGGTCAAAATGCTGTGTGAGTTGAATTATCCGCGCGATCGCTACGAAGTTTGGGTAATTGACGATAACAGCACTGATAAAACGCCTGAAGTGCTCGACCATTTAACGACTCAATATCCCCAACTGAAAGTTTTCAATCGTCCTGAAAACTCAAGTGGCGGCAAATCTGGCGCATTAAATCAAGTCTTTCCACTCACTTCGGGTGAATTCTTAGTCGTCTTTGATGCCGATGCTCAAGTCGAGCCAGATTTCTTGCGTCGAGTTATCCCCGTTTTTGAGCGAGGAGATATCGGTGCGATCCAAGTGAGAAAAGCGATCATTCAGGCTGAACCGCAATTTCACTCCAACGAGGCGGAGAATTTCTGGATCCAAGGACAAATGGCAGAAATGGCATTGGATGCGTTTATTCAGCAGCAGAGAGCCGCGATCGGAGGATTAGGTGAACTGCGCGGAAATGGACAACTCGTTCGTCGAGAAGCGTTGCTCGACTGTGGGGGGTGGAACGAAGAAACAATCACAGACGATTTGGATTTGACATTCCGATTGCATTTGAGCGGCTGGGATATTGAAGTCGTGACAGAGCCAGCCGTTTACGAAGAAGGCGTGACAAACGCGATCGCGCTTTGGCATCAGCGAAATCGCTGGGCAGAAGGCGGCTATCAACGCTATCTCGATTACTGGCGACTGATTTTACGCAATCGCATGGGCAGTCGCAAAACAATCGATCTCGCGATGTTTTGGATGCTGCAATATGTGATGCCAACTGCAGCCATTCCCGATTTTCTCATGGCGGTTTTGCGCCATCGGATGATGCTGACGAGTCCGATTTCTGCGATGACGCTGTTCTTGTTCTTATTTAGTGCGATTGGTGGATTGCGTCGAGTTCAAAAACTGAAAAGTCAAGATGATATCTCAATCTTGACTCAGATCTTTCAAGGATTACGAGGTGCGGTTTATATGTTGCACTGGTTTGTCATTGTCTCAACTGCAACATTGAGAATGTCCATCCGTCAGAAGCGGCTGAAGTGGGTGAAGACTGTGCATCACGGTGCAGCAAACTGAATCTCACAAAACATTCTACAAAACAAACAAAAGAGGGTTAAACACTTCTAACCCTCTTAAACCTATTAATTTTTACAATCCCTGCGCCGATCTGGATTTGTCTGGATCGGCGCAAATTTTATGTCTCCCTCAAACCGCGATCGCGGCAGTATCGAGTTCAATTACCTTTGAGTCTGGCGAAGAATGCCACACTTTACCATCGAGTGCCATCTGCTCAATCAAACTCGCCAGTCTAAGTGCCTTCAATGCCTGAATTCCGCCAACTGAAGGAGCCATACCACCCCGGACACACTGGACAAAGTGCTCCAATTCAGCATGAAGCGGCTCGATATTGCTCGTTTTCACTTTCTCAATTAGACCATCCTGGCAATATAAGACCTGTCCATAATCCGTCTTGTAATTCGAGGTCGTTTGACGGTGAATCAGAATCTCATTATTGAGAAAATCTGCTTCCGTCAGTGAATTCTTACAGTGGGCTGAAATTTGTCGAATCTTCCGATGGGTCACCTTACTCGCGGTCAGTGTTGCTACAATGCCATTGGCAAAGCCCAACGTCGCTGTCACATAATCCAACTGACCTGAATTCGAGGCACGCCCACCACTTGCGGTCAATTTCACGACCTTAGAATTTGCCAGTTCCAACAGCAAATCAATGTCGTGAATCATCAGATCCAAGACAACCGATACATCATTTGCACGATCGCTATAAGGACTCATCCGATGAGCTTCGAGCGCCAAAACCTCTTCAGTTTTCAGAACCTTACTGAGTTCTTGAAACGCGGGGTTAAATCGCTCAATATGTCCAACCTGCAGAATACACTGACATTCTGCTGCCGCATTCACAAGCGATTCTGCTTCGGCAATACTTGCTGCAATCGGCTTTTCAATTAAAACATGAACCCCTGCCTTCAGAGCCGCCATTCCGACCCCATGATGCAACCGTGTTGGTACGGCAATACAAACCGCATCGACATGATTCAACAAATCATGGTAGTCCTCAAAAAATCGGACACGATACTTGCTAGCCGTGTCCAACCCGCGTTCTACATTGATGTCCGAAACTCCGACCAGTTCAACATCTTTCAGCAGACTTAACACCCTGGTATGATGTTGTCCCATATTCCCGACACCAATCACGCCAATCCGCAAAGGTTCTGGCTGATTCCGGGATACACCAAACTGGGAATACCCAATTGGGATATTGTTTTGCACTCTTATTCCTCCTCCACCACCGAAATTGTGCTGATTAAACAGCCGTATAATCTCCTCAGACATCCAGATACTATCACAGCGACATTATTTATGAAGAATTCCAAAGTGCATGGTAAGTTCCCTTTTACAATAGTGCGCTGATTTTTTTAATTTCTACGCCCAGAGACGGAGTTTTGAATTGCTTGGTAGATCTGCGATCGAGAACTTCCCGCCCTTTATTAAGCGCTTCAATCGATTCAAAAGCATTCGATTAAATTGCTATGTCGCACTTTCTGACTTCCAAGTCTATTTGCATCAGGTTGAAAGCTACTCTGCGTGAAATTACGACATGTCATCTCTATAGATGCCGAGGTTTTTATGAAGTTTTCGCCAAAATTACGTAAGGCTCAGATGACTCTATTGCTATAGAGCATTATGACTGGCTAGAATCTGGGATCAAGTCATTCCGTTGTCAAATTGACATGAAATCTCCCGCACAACCTGTACCACCTGAAGTCGTGCAGCAAGTCTCTGATTATTTTAGTGTGTTAGGTGAACCGATGCGTCTTCGCATTCTCAATTTACTACGAGATGGCGAAAAATGCGTTCAGGATCTCGTTGAAGCGACTGATACGAGTCAAGCTAATGTTTCTAAGCATCTCAAGGTGATGCTGCAAGCGGGAATCTTAACTCGGCGATCGAAAGGGACGCTGGCATATTACAGCGTCGAAGACGATCTGATTTTCGAGTTATGTAATCTGGTCTGCGATCGCTTAGCGACTCGGATTGAACAGCAAGCTCAGTATTTCCGAGCCTTCAGCTTAGCCAGTCGTCGGTAGGATTTATTCCTGCTTCGTGCCTGTGTCTTGTTCAAACTGCGC is part of the Leptolyngbya boryana PCC 6306 genome and harbors:
- a CDS encoding Gfo/Idh/MocA family protein, yielding MQNNIPIGYSQFGVSRNQPEPLRIGVIGVGNMGQHHTRVLSLLKDVELVGVSDINVERGLDTASKYRVRFFEDYHDLLNHVDAVCIAVPTRLHHGVGMAALKAGVHVLIEKPIAASIAEAESLVNAAAECQCILQVGHIERFNPAFQELSKVLKTEEVLALEAHRMSPYSDRANDVSVVLDLMIHDIDLLLELANSKVVKLTASGGRASNSGQLDYVTATLGFANGIVATLTASKVTHRKIRQISAHCKNSLTEADFLNNEILIHRQTTSNYKTDYGQVLYCQDGLIEKVKTSNIEPLHAELEHFVQCVRGGMAPSVGGIQALKALRLASLIEQMALDGKVWHSSPDSKVIELDTAAIAV
- a CDS encoding glycosyltransferase family 2 protein; this translates as MSENSWQENELESLAALLSDLPEEPNGSKEPDTFRGFQGRRKKAAIVFAAIWSGTIALHLVTWGYWFVLGVTTLMSIHAMRLMLARPAAFAKPLEDDDLFPTVSLMVAAKNEEAVIGRLVKMLCELNYPRDRYEVWVIDDNSTDKTPEVLDHLTTQYPQLKVFNRPENSSGGKSGALNQVFPLTSGEFLVVFDADAQVEPDFLRRVIPVFERGDIGAIQVRKAIIQAEPQFHSNEAENFWIQGQMAEMALDAFIQQQRAAIGGLGELRGNGQLVRREALLDCGGWNEETITDDLDLTFRLHLSGWDIEVVTEPAVYEEGVTNAIALWHQRNRWAEGGYQRYLDYWRLILRNRMGSRKTIDLAMFWMLQYVMPTAAIPDFLMAVLRHRMMLTSPISAMTLFLFLFSAIGGLRRVQKLKSQDDISILTQIFQGLRGAVYMLHWFVIVSTATLRMSIRQKRLKWVKTVHHGAAN
- a CDS encoding ArsR/SmtB family transcription factor gives rise to the protein MKSPAQPVPPEVVQQVSDYFSVLGEPMRLRILNLLRDGEKCVQDLVEATDTSQANVSKHLKVMLQAGILTRRSKGTLAYYSVEDDLIFELCNLVCDRLATRIEQQAQYFRAFSLASRR
- a CDS encoding acetoacetate decarboxylase family protein translates to MNYPLAPWILRGYGFLTLHLVDVAQAEKYIPTDLEIVQVLPGKTIGGIVLGKYEPGSTLTYGELIVVPALVRQGGNIGAWISHIYVDDLNSIAGGHKIWGLPKEEAQFVWQSNGGAMVKQGDRILCDFMPTWQFNLWRQRGQFGTYSSLEQLARFESEAIANLSLISARLDIPASSPFAHMIRTQPWLALRAESLELTVAAPKRVG